A genomic stretch from Channa argus isolate prfri chromosome 24, Channa argus male v1.0, whole genome shotgun sequence includes:
- the acaca gene encoding acetyl-CoA carboxylase 1 isoform X7, with protein MKLSELVCEVHWLAFAACLSAGLGLFFWSRKQLSIVFAACSCRPGMAQQDGAAKKNPAVAALHSHFTVGSVSEENSEDEIQGKPEMQLEEKETRSLSPSSGSSDSTCEMGFDHIDGSMHNLSSASPVGDTCPSRPSMSGLHLVKQGRDRRRIDQQRDFTVASPAEFVTRFGGNKVIEKVLIANNGIAAVKCMRSIRRWAYEMFRNERVIRFVVMVTPEDLKANAEYIKMADHYVPVPGGTNNNNYANVELILDIAKRIPVQAVWAGWGHASENPKLPELLQKHGIAFMGPPSQAMWALGDKIASSVVAQTAGIPTLPWSGTDLKVEWTENNQKKKIINVPPDVYERGCIQDVEDGLKAAEKIGYPVMVKASEGGGGKGIRKVNSADDFPNLFRQVQAEVPGSPIFIMQLAKHARHLEVQILADQYGNAISLFGRDCSVQRRHQKIIEEAPATIATSDVFEDMERCAVKLAKMVGYVSAGTVEYLYSQDGSFYFLELNPRLQVEHPCTEMVADVNLPAAQLQIAMGIPLQRIKDIRMLYGVQPWGDTPIDFEGLSTSPSPRGHVIAARITSENPDEGFKPSSGTVQELNFRSNKNVWGYFSVAAAGGLHEFADSQFGHCFSWGENREEAISNMVVALKELSIRGDFRTTVEYLIKLLETESFQQNNIDTGWLDRLISEKMQAERPDTMLGIVSGALHVADVNLRNSVSNFLHSLERGQVLAAHTLLNTVDVELIYEGTKYVLTVTRQSPNSYVVIMNSSAEVDVHRLSDGGLLLSYDGSSYTTYMKEEVDRYRITIGNKTCVFEKENDPSLLRSPSAGKLIQYTVEDGGHVFTGQCYAEIEVMKMVMTLTAAESGCIHYVKRAGAALEPGCVIAKLQLDDPSRVQQAELYTGALPSIQAVALRGEKLHRVFHNTLDHLVHIMNGYCLPEPFFSTKLKEWVERLMKTMRDPSLPLLELQDIMTSVSGRIPPAVEKAIKKEMAQYASNITSVLCQFPSQQIANILDSHAATLNKKSEREVFFMNTQSIVQLVQKYRSGIRGHMKAVVMDLLRQYLKVEIQFQNGHYEKCVFALREENKGDLTNVLNYIFSHAQVTKKNLLVTMLIDQLCGRDPTLTDELMAILTELTQLSKTTNAKVALRARQVLIASHLPSYELRHNQVESIFLSAIDMYGHQFCIENLQKLILSETSIFDVLPNFFYHSNQVVRMAALEVYVRRAYIAYELNSVQHRQLRDNTCVVEFQFMLPTSHPNRGNIPTLNRMSFSSNLNHYGMVHVASVSDVLLDTSFTPPCQRMGAMVSFRSFQEFTRNITDVLSCFSDSPPPSPTFPEGGNPVLYGEEDNKSIQDEPIHILNVAIKTDSDIDDDGLAAMFREFTQSKKSLLFEHGIRRLTFLVAQKREFPKFFTFRARDKFEEDRIYRHLEPALAFQLELNRMRNFALTAIPCANHKMHLYLGAARVEVGTEVTDYRFFVRAIIRHSDLVTKEASFEYLHNEAERLLLEAMDELEVAFNNTTVRTDCNHIFLNFVPTVIMDPSKIEESVRSMVMRYGSRLWKLRVLQAELKINIRLTPTGKQIPIRLFLTNESGYYLDISLYKEVTDSRTGQIMFQAYGDKQGPLHGMLINTPYVTKDLLQSKRFQAQSLGTTYVYDFPEMFRQALKKLWHSIQAYAHLPKCPLPSELLTFTELVLDAQGQLVQMNRLPGGNEIGMVAWRMTLRTPEYPAGREIIVISNDITHKIGSFGPQEDMLFLRASEMARESSIPRIYIAANSGARIGLAEEIRHMFHVAWQDPADPYKGFRYMYLTPQDYKKVSALNSVHCEHVEDEGESRYKITDIIGKDDGLGVENLKGSGMIAGESSLAYEEIITMNLVTCRAIGIGAYLVRLGQRTIQVDNSHIILTGAGALNKVLGREVYTSNNQLGGIQIMHNNGVTHCTVSDDFEGVFTLLQWLSYMPKCKFSPVPILMAKDPIDRPVEFVPTKAPYDPRWMLAGRPSQTPKGSWQSGFFDHGSFMEIMQPWAQSVVVGRARLGGIPTGVVAVETRSVELSIPADPANLDSEAKIIQQAGQVWFPDSAFKTAQAIKDLNREGLPLMVFANWRGFSGGMKDMYDQVLKFGAYIVDGLREYKQPVLVYIPPQAELRGGSWVVIDPTINPRHMEMYADKDSRGGVLEPEGTVEIKFRRKDLVKTMRRVDPVYMGLAERLGTPELNPNDRKELETKLKEREEFLLPIYHQVAVQFADLHDTPGRMQEKGVITDILEWQTSRHFFYWRLRRLLLEDTVKRKIQVANSELTDGQVQAMLRRWFVEAEGAVKAYLWDNNEEVVAWLERQIAEEEGARSVIDENIKYIRRDHILKQIRSLVQANPEVAMDSIVHMTQHISPTQRAEVVRILSTMETSASS; from the exons ATGAAGCTGTCGGAGTTGGTTTGTGAGGTTCACTGGCTCGCGTTTGCAGCGTGTCTCAGTGCGGGGCTCGGCTTGTTTTTCTGGTCCCGCAAGCAGCTCTCGATCG tgtttgcaGCCTGTTCATGTCGTCCAGGCATGGCACAACAGGACGGTGCTGCAAAGAAGAACCCCGCGGTTGCAGCGTTGCACTCTCACTTCACCGTGGGATCAGTATCAGAGGAGAACTCAGAGGATGAAATCCAAGGGAAGCCAGAAATGCAGCTGGAGGAAAAGGAGACCCGTTCCTTGTCCCCATCCTCTGGTAGCTCAGACAGCACTTGTGAAATGGGCTTTGACCACATTGATGGCTCCATGCACAATCTAAG CTCTGCCAGTCCTGTTGGAGACACTTGCCCAAGCAG GCCAAGCATGTCAGGGCTTCATCTGGTGAAGCAAGGCAGAGATCGGCGGCGTATTGATCAGCAGAGGGACTTTACTGTGGCTTCTCCAGCTGAATTTGTCACCCGTTTTGGTGGGAACAAGGTCATCGAGAAG GTGCTTATCGCCAACAATGGCATTGCAGCGGTCAAATGTATGCGCTCCATCCGCCGCTGGGCCTACGAGATGTTTCGCAATGAAAGGGTGATTCGCTTTGTTGTTATGGTGACCCCAGAGGACCTGAAGGCCAATGCAG AGTACATCAAAATGGCAGATCATTATGTGCCTGTGCCAGGAGGGACTAATAACAACAACTATGCCAATGTTGAGCTCATTCTGGACATTGCTAAGCGAATACCTGTTCag GCAGTGTGGGCTGGATGGGGTCATGCGTCAGAGAACCCCAAACTCCCAGAGCTGCTTCAAAAGCATGGCATTGCTTTCATGG GTCCTCCAAGTCAAGCTATGTGGGCTCTAGGAGACAAGATTGCCTCCTCTGTCGTGGCTCAGACGGCTGGTATTCCAACCCTTCCCTGGAGTGGAACAG ACCTGAAAGTGGAATGGACAGAGaacaaccaaaagaagaaaattatcAATGTCCCTCCTGATGTGTACGAGCGTGGCTGCATCCAGGATGTAGAGGATGGCTTGAAA GCTGCAGAGAAAATTGGCTACCCTGTAATGGTGAAAGCCTcagaaggaggtggaggaaaagGCATCCGTAAGGTCAACTCTGCTGATGACTTTCCAAACCTCTTCAGACAG GTCCAGGCAGAAGTTCCGGGATCACCTATTTTTATCATGCAGCTAGCCAAGCATGCTCGACACTTGGAAGTTCAGATTTTGGCTGATCAGTATGGCAACGCCATTTCCCTGTTCGGAAGAGACTGCTCTGTGCAGCGGCGGCACCAGAAAATTATAGAGGAGGCTCCTGCTACAATCGCCACTTCTGATGTGTTTGAGGACATGGAAAGG tGTGCAGTGAAGCTGGCTAAGATGGTGGGGTATGTAAGCGCAGGGACAGTGGAGTATTTGTACAGCCAGGACGGCAGCTTCTACTTTCTGGAACTCAACCCTCGTTTGCAGGTGGAACACCCCTGTACTGAGATGGTGGCTGATGTTAACTTACCTGCTGCCCAACTGCAG ATTGCTATGGGTATTCCCCTTCAACGCATCAAAGACATCAGGATGCTTTACGGTGTCCAGCCCTGGGGAGACACTCCTATTGATTTTGAAGGTCTGTCAACATCCCCCTCCCCACGAGGCCATGTCATTGCAGCACGCATCACAAGTGAAAATCCAGATGAG GGTTTCAAGCCAAGTTCCGGAACAGTACAAGAGCTGAATTTCCGCAGCAATAAGAACGTGTGGGGCTACTTTAGTGTTGCAGCAGCTGGAGGACTACATGAGTTTGCAGACTCTCAGTTTGGACACTGCTTCTCTTGGGGAGAGAATCGTGAAGAAGCCATCTC CAACATGGTGGTAGCTCTGAAGGAGTTGTCAATCAGAGGTGACTTCAGGACCACAGTGGAATACCTCATCAAGCTGCTAGAGACTGAAAGCTTTCAGCAGAACAACATTGACACAGGCTGGCTGGACAGACTCATCTCTGAGAAGATGCAG GCCGAGCGTCCAGATACCATGCTGGGAATTGTGAGCGGTGCGCTTCACGTGGCAGATGTCAATCTGAGAAACAGTGTGTCCAACTTCCTGCATTCCCTGGAAAG AGGCCAGGTACTTGCTGCACATACTCTACTCAACACTGTGGATGTGGAGCTGATCTATGAAGGTACTAAATACGTCCTAACAGTGACACGCCAGTCTCCCAACTCCTATGTGGTCATTATGAATTCCTCTGCTGAGGTTGACGTCCATCGACTCAGTGATGGAGGTCTTTTGCTGTCCTATGATGGCAGCAGCTACACTACTTACATGAAGGAGGAGGTGGACAG ATATCGCATTACAATCGGGAACAAGACTTGTGTTTTTGAAAAGGAGAATGATCCTTCACTGCTGCGTTCTCCATCAGCAGGAAAGCTCATTCAGTACACAGTTGAGGATGGCGGGCATGTTTTTACTGGCCAGTGCTATGCTGAGATAGAG GTGATGAAGATGGTAATGACCCTGACTGCTGCAGAGTCTGGGTGTATTCACTATGTGAAGAGGGCTGGTGCTGCACTTGAGCCTGGCTGTGTCATTGCCAAACTGCAACTGGATGACCCAAGCAGAGTGCAACAG GCCGAGCTGTACACGGGGGCCCTGCCTTCTATACAGGCAGTAGCTCTGAGAGGGGAGAAGCTACACAGAGTATTCCACAACACACTGGATCACCTTGTTCACATCATGAATGGCTACTGTCTCCCTGAGCCTTTCTTCAGCACGAAG TTAAAAGAATGGGTGGAAAGGTTGATGAAAACCATGCGTGATCCCTCTTTACCACTGCTGGAACTGCAAGACATCATGACTAGTGTGTCAGGACGCATCCCCCCTGCTGTGGAGAAGGCCATCAAGAAGGAGATGGCTCAGTATGCCAGCAACATCACCTCTGTGCTCTGCCAGTTCCCCAGTCAGCAG ATTGCAAACATCCTGGACAGCCACGCTGCTACGCTTAACAAGAAGTCGGAGAGAGAGGTCTTCTTTATGAACACGCAAAGCATTGTTCAGCTGGTGCAGAA GTATCGCAGTGGCATTCGAGGTCACATGAAAGCGGTGGTGATGGACTTGCTCAGACAGTACCTGAAAGTAGAGATCCAGTTTCAGAACG GACACTatgagaagtgtgtgtttgctctgcgAGAGGAAAACAAAGGGGATTTGACCAATGTGCTGAACTATATCTTCTCCCATGCCCAAGTCACCAAGAAGAACCTGCTTGTTACAATGCTGATT GACCAGCTGTGTGGCCGTGATCCCACGCTGACAGATGAACTGATGGCCATCTTGACTGAACTCACCCAGCTCAGCAAGACAACCAATGCCAAAGTGGCGCTGCGAGCTCGGCAG GTGTTGATAGCTTCCCACCTTCCTTCCTATGAGCTCAGACACAACCAGGTGGAATCCATCTTCCTGTCTGCCATTGATATGTATGGACACCAATTCTGTATTGAGAACCTACAG aaACTGATCCTCTCAGAGACATCAATCTTTGATGTTCTGCCCAACTTCTTTTATCACAGCAATCAGGTAGTCAGGATGGCTGCACTTGAG GTATATGTTCGCAGAGCATATATTGCCTATGAGCTCAACAGCGTTCAGCATCGACAGCTGAGGGACAACACATGTGTAGTAGAGTTCCAGTTCATGCTCCCTACTTCGCATCCCAACAG AGGGAACATCCCCACACTAAACAG GATGTCATTCTCATCGAACCTTAACCACTACGGCATGGTGCACGTGGCCAGCGTGAGTGATGTTCTGCTTGACACATCATTTACACCACCCTGTCAGCGCATGGGAGCCATGGTCTCTTTCCGCTCATTTCAGGAGTTCACCAG GAATATTACTGATGTGTTGAGCTGCTTCTCAGACTCTCCTCCCCCAAGTCCAACCTTCCCAGAGGGAGGTAATCCTGTCCTGTATGGTGAAGAGGACAACAAG AGTATCCAGGATGAGCCTATCCATATTTTGAATGTGGCtataaagacagacagtgacATTGATGACGATGGCCTGGCAGCCATGTTTCGGGAGTTCACTCAGTCAAAG AAATCTTTGCTGTTTGAGCATGGCATCCGAAGGCTGACTTTCCTCGTGGCACAGAAG AGAGAATTCCCCAAATTTTTCACATTCCGTGCCAGAGACAAG TTCGAGGAGGACAGGATTTATCGTCATTTGGAGCCGGCACTGGCTTTCCAGTTGGAGCTAAACCGCATGCGCAATTTTGCTTTGACTGCCATCCCATGTGCAAACCACAAGATGCACCTGTACCTTGGTGCCGCCCGTGTGGAAGTGGGCACAGAGGTGACAGACTACCGTTTCTTTGTGAGAGCCATTATACGCCACTCTGATCTGGTCACAAAG GAGGCCTCTTTTGAGTACCTTCACAATGAGGCTGAGCGTCTGCTGCTGGAAGCCATGGATGAGCTAGAGGTTGCTTTCAACAACACAACTGTGCGAACTGACTGTAACCATATTTTCCTCAACTTTGTCCCCACAGTCATCATGGACCCATCAAAG ATCGAGGAGTCTGTGCGTTCCATGGTCATGCGTTATGGCAGCCGCCTGTGGAAGCTTCGCGTTCTGCAGGCTGAACTGAAAATTAACATCCGCCTGACACCAACAGGAAAGCAAATCCCCATCCGCCTCTTCCTCACAAATGAATCAGGCTATTACCTGGACATCAGCCTGTACAAGGAGGTTACTGATTCCCGAACGGGACAG ATCATGTTCCAAGCATATGGGGACAAGCAGGGCCCTCTGCATGGCATGCTGATCAACACCCCTTATGTCACAAAGGACCTGCTGCAGTCTAAGCGCTTCCAGGCACAGTCTCTGGGAACCACCTATGTCTATGACTTTCCAGAAATGTTCAGACAG GCTCTCAAAAAGCTGTGGCACTCAATCCAGGCCTATGCCCACTTACCCAAATGCCCGCTTCCTTCTGAGCTGCTTACTTTCACCGAGCTGGTTCTTGACGCTCAAGGTCAGCTGGTGCAGATGAACAGACTGCCAGGTGGTAACGAG ATTGGTATGGTTGCATGGAGAATGACCCTGCGGACTCCAGAATATCCTGCAGGACGTGAGATCATTGTCATAAGCAATGACATTACTCACAAGATAGGCTCATTTGGGCCCCAGGAGGACATGCTGTTCCTGCGTGCCTCAGAGATGGCAAGAGAAAGCAGCATACCTCGAATTTACATTGCAGCCAACAGTGGTGCCCGCATTGGGCTGGCAGAGGAAATCAGACACATGTTTCATGTTGCTTGGCAAGATCCAGCTGACCCCTACAAG GGCTTCAGGTATATGTACCTCACACCTCAGGATTACAAGAAGGTTTCAGCTCTGAACTCTGTGCACTGTGAACATGTGGAAGATGAGGGAGAATCCAG GTACAAGATCACTGACATCATTGGAAAGGATGATGGGCTGGGTGTGGAGAATCTGAAAGGCTCTGGGATGATCGCTGGAGAGTCCTCTCTGGCTTATGAGGAGATCATCACCATGAACCTA GTCACATGTCGAGCCATAGGAATTGGGGCCTATCTGGTGAGACTTGGACAGAGAACTATTCAGGTGGACAACTCTCACATCATCCTTACTGGAGCTGGAGCCCTAAACAAG GTTCTGGGCAGAGAAGTGTACACATCAAACAACCAGCTTGGTGGAATTCAAATCATGCACAATAATGGCGTAACTCACTGTACAGTAAGTGATGATTTTGAGGGAGTCTTCACTCTTCTCCAGTGGCTGTCCTACATGCCCAAG TGTAAATTTAGTCCAGTGCCCATCCTCATGGCCAAGGATCCCATAGATCGACCAGTAGAGTTTGTTCCAACCAAGGCTCCTTATGACCCACGCTGGATGTTAGCAGGGCGTCCCAGCCAAA CTCCAAAGGGTTCCTGGCAGAGTGGTTTCTTTGACCACGGTTCCTTCATGGAGATCATGCAACCATGGGCTCAGAGTGTGGTGGTAGGCAGAGCCAG ACTGGGTGGGATACCTACTGGAGTGGTTGCTGTGGAAACTAGATCAGTGGAGCTGTCCATCCCAGCCGATCCAGCCAACTTGGACTCAGAGGCGAAG ATCATCCAGCAGGCAGGACAGGTGTGGTTCCCAGATTCTGCTTTCAAAACAGCCCAGGCCATTAAAGACCTGAACCGGGAGGGTTTACCTCTCATGGTGTTTGCCAACTGGAGAGGCTTTTCCGGTGGAATGAAGG acATGTACGACCAGGTGTTGAAGTTCGGTGCTTACATTGTGGACGGGCTGAGGGAGTACAAGCAGCCAGTACTGGTTTATATTCCCCCACAGGCTGAGCTCAGGGGAGGCTCCTGGGTGGTTATAGATCCCACCATCAACCCTCGTCACATGGAGATGTACGCCGATAAGGACAGCCG AGGGGGAGTGCTGGAACCTGAAGGAACCGTAGAGATCAAGTTTAGGAGGAAGGACTTGGTGAAGACCATGAGAAGGGTTGATCCCGTTTACATGGGCTTGGCTGAAAGATTGG GTACCCCAGAGCTAAATCCTAATGATCGTAAGGAACTGGAGACTAAGCTGAAAGAGCGTGAAGAGTTTCTCCTGCCCATCTACCACCAGGTAGCTGTGCAGTTTGCAGACCTCCATGACACACCTGGTCGGATGCAAGAGAAGGGTGTCATCACA gaCATACTTGAATGGCAAACCTCCCGTCACTTCTTCTACTGGCGTCTGCGGCGTCTGCTGCTGGAAGACACAGTAAAGAGGAAGATCCAAGTGGCCAACAGTGAGCTGACAGACGGTCAGGTCCAAGCAATGCTGCGCCGCTGGTTTGTGGAGGCAGAGGGAGCTGTTAAG GCCTATCTGTGGGATAACAATGAAGAGGTGGTGGCATGGTTGGAGAGGCAAATAGCCGAAGAAGAGGGCGCAAGGTCTGTCATTGATGAAAACATCAAGTACATCCGCCGAGATCACATCCTCAAGCAGATTCGCAG CCTCGTCCAGGCCAATCCAGAGGTTGCCATGGATTCTATTGTGCATATGACACAGCACATCTCACCAACACAGAGAGCCGAGGTGGTACGTATCCTGTCCACGATGGAGACATCAGCCTCCTCCTAG